From the genome of Fulvia fulva chromosome 12, complete sequence:
ACACTCATTCATCACACACCCTTCACCAGACCTCTCACTCATTCGAGGCTTCCTTGCGCAACCTGAAACGTCACACCACGCCCGTCGCGCCTTCCCACATTCCGACACAGCAGTACTACTGCCACCTGCACGCTTGAAACCTCCGAACGACATACCACACCACATCCATAGGCAATATGTTTGCCAAGCTTACTACCGTCTTTGGGCTCCTCGCCGTCGCCGCGCAGGTCGTGGTTGCGACTCCCCCGGCATGTGTCATTGCCGCCGTCAAGTAAGGAACAGAAAGAGCCGCAAAGAGCACATGCGCGCAGCGTGATAGACAAGAGCATAGACTAACACACCCCATAGCCAAGCACCTGACCCAGCAGACATCAAAGCCGTCTGCGACAACGACAAGGTCAAGAACTACATCTCCACCAAGTGCGGCGACAACACCGACGCTGCCAACAAATACTACGCCGACGTCTGCAAGGACGCCGGTGTCACCGTCTCCACCTCCAAATCCTCCTCGAAATCTGGCTCTGCATCCGCTACAGGTACCCATGGTGGTTCCCACACCACTGCTTCCCCCACTGAGACTCTTTCTGGTATGCCGACTGGCACCGCGGGTACTGCTTCCTCTGGTTTCCACACGGCCACTACTAACGGTACTTGGTCAGCTCCTACCGGCACTGGCGGCTCGTCCGCAAGTCAAACGACTGGAGCAGGTGTTGCCGAGAGCACTGGCGCTGCATCGAGATTGGGCATGGATGTGGTTGGTCTCGCCGCCGTGGGCGTCTTCGGTGCCATGCTGGCGCTTTAAGAGCCATACATGGACAAAATTGGATTCGGGAGGTCGTTCAAGAGCGGTGTACATTACTGGTGTTTTTGGGCGATAGCTTGCATAAAGCGGCTACAGGCACGGACATGGGTTCATTTAATCTGAGTTGTGGCGATTCGGGATAGGGCTGGTGTTTCTCTAAAGCTACGGTAACTATCGACCGAGTTGTCTCATTCTAGTCTGCTCCGCTGTCAAGCTGACACATTTTGGACCCCCTAATCATATGACAGCGCATCATTCGTCGAACTTCCTTTCCGGATCATCTGCGAGGGACTTTTGCCATGGTCCTCGTTGCCCATTGAGATCACATCTTGTTGTCGCGCAGACACTCTGGACCGTCATGGTCTGGAGGGCACCAGAGGCTGTAGTCCATGATCAGGCAAGAAATGGGATCTGCGTCTGGCATCCTGGCTCGACTTTAATTAGCCACCTGCGCGGTATTCGTACGGATTGTATCAGCGCATCGGTTTCATGCCAATTTTGCCCGTAGCCCGTGCGATGCTGGAGGATGTTCATGGACGTTGCGGTTCCGGTCGGCGCGGACAAGATGCGAAGCAGGAACAACATCTCCCACGTACCTCGGCAAGATGCTGATGGCGACAGGTGACAAATATGTGTCCCAGCCTGTCCAGTATATGAGATCTGTATTCGTGGTGAGCCGCCAGGTTTCAAATAGTCGCCGTGCTAAAATCACTGACGTGCCAGACGGCGTCAAAGGCGCTGGAAGACTCATGCGGCGCTGCACAGCGACTATGCAAACCTATGGCGCACCCTCTCCGAAACGAAGATCGGTGAGATAGTTGCATGCCTAAATCGCTTTGTCACGAGCCAATGACAAGCCGGCGCTAGTGAAAGAGCTCTTACACTTGCTACGCCGCAATGCTGCAAACATCAAGGCGCTTAGCGGTGTCACCATCAACTCCCATCCGTTGATTCCCCCAGACTACACACTTGAGCGTTTGGAAAGACTGCCCTTGTCCTCACCTTCCGACATCCTGCGGGTTCCACACCATATAGCTGCTGCCTAACATATCCGCCCGAGCAAGGCTTCCAGAGTATCGAGACTGCACTTGCTGTGGACAGCAGCGAACGGTGCGCCATGGGTGGTGTCGAAATCTTGAGCATGTAAGCCAGCATGCATCATGTCATGATCTCTTTACCAGACGCTGATGATTGCAAAAGGCTGCTGATCGTGGCCATGCCAGTACCCTACATGCTGCAATTTGCAAGGCTGTATGCACTTCGTTCAGCGGATGGCCTCTCGTTGTGGGCAGCTTCTTTGAGTACTCTGGTTTCTCAGATACAGGTAGCCTACATGTCCTACCTCTTCAAGATGTCTCCGATCATGAAGGAGGGAACATCTGTCGCAACGCCGCCATCAACGCGCGACCGGTTGAACTTCACGCAGCTGATCATCCAGTGGCTATGCTCTCTGGCACTGTAGGTTCACCCCCTCTAGTCATCAGGTCAGGGCGCTGCTAACAGGCCACGGGATAGATACGGAACAGTACTATTGATACAATGTACTTCGAATCGTGGCCAGGCTGATGAAAACTCCACGCTCCGGTGCTCTGGGCAACTCATTGCTTAGCAGAATCGGATCCGCAGCCATATTGCTCATCCACGCTATGCTGTTCCTCAGTACTGCTACGCTGGATGGTCGGCCGAGCGACAGGTTTTCCGTTCTATCGATCACATTCAACATCGCCGCCTGCGTGGTTAACCCACTGGCAACGTTCTTCCTCACGGTTGGTCTGATCTTGCAACTCATGGTCTCGCGGTCTTCGCATGCAGACGGCTTAAGTGGCATAGCGCTCATAACACATTGTGTCGTGTTCTCTATTTTGGCATTGTCATGGCCGTGTAGGCTTGTACTGCCAAAGAGTCTATGGAAAGCGCAATCGGCCGGACCGCTGGTGATCACAAAATGGTATCCCTTAGTGGGATCGGTATGTATCAACAATGGCATCATAGCTATGGGGGCAGGTCTTGCGTTGTGGATCAAGATTGGAAAACATGCTGGTAAGCGAAGTCCTGATTCAGGAGAAAGTGAAGCTCTGCTGAATAGTCGATCACGATGACAGAAGTGCTTATGTATACATCTCTGCTGGGAAGGCACGATATGGCAGGCCAGTGTGCACCTCGTTCTTCCTTTCGAGGACGTCGCGTATCATAGTGTACATCGTTGACCTTCTCCAGTAGCGATTGCTTCACTGTTGTCCAGCCCTCTCCTTCGACTCTCCGCCCTCTTCCTGGCAATCCATCTCTTCGTCGGTGCGCAACTCACGTTCCTCATCGTCTGAGTCGTACTCGCTGCTTGGGGAGGAGTAGTTGTAGCCACGGCGGGAGGTTTCAGTGCCGGCATCACCACTCCGCTTGATGCCGGACCAGAAAGACTTCGGAAGTGTCTTCTCCGGGCGCTGGAGGAATGGGGGAATGCGAATTAGCATCGCCGCACGTGTGTAGTTGATGCCGATGCCTGGCTCGTTGCCATACTGCCAGCATGTCAGTGGTGTTTGCAGCGGCCGTTCACCTTCGAGGCTTACCGTCATGTATGCCATCTGCAGCTCCTTGAACTTCTCGGTCTCATCGACAACGACAACCTTCTCCTTCGACTCTGTCTTTTGCTGCAATTCGGCAGATGCCTTCTTGCCTGCATCCACCGGTACCTGCACCTTGACCTTCTTCTTGTAGGCCGGGTTGAGCCAGTCACTTTGCTGTTTGGAATTCTCGTACCGAACTCCTCGCCACCGTCATCACCAAACATTCCACCAGCGTCTTCGCATGCGTAAACACCGGAGAACTATACGTCGTAGGAGTAGTGGCTGCTGTACCTGCATGACGAAGGGAGTCAGCCGTGGTTCTCAAGCACAAGACCGAGCCTTGATGGACGGACTTACTCTTTCTTCATGACAGGCACCACTTGGCGCCACAAGTCAAGAGCAGAAGCCGCCTCGTAGAGCGCCATGTCAGCACCTTTCAGCGAACTCGGAAGGAAATTGACGTGCGAGCTGGTATGAGCATAGCTGTGCGTCAACCAAACCGCCAGGACTCGTCCTTGGCTTAGGAAGCCAGGATTGTCCAGAGCGTTCTTCAGTGCTTCGTATAGTGGTAGCTGACTCGGATCGAGAGCCGAAGGGCTTCCGGCCAGATGACCAAGACCGCGGGTAACGTAGAGGTTGTACGTCAGAGTGAGACGATAGCCAGAGGTCACTTCACGGACTTCGTGCTCGCAGTCGCTGTAGAAGGCTGCCCCACTTGACGTCCGGTCGATCAGTATCGCCTCTCTGGGACCAGTCGAAAGTGAGTTCTTTGCCAGAGTTGCGGACCACCAGTTGACCGCCTTCGTGATCGAGAGGCAAACACACCACAAGACTGCCGATCTGATCTTCGCTTCTAGGGGTGTCGACGTGAGCTTTGAACTTTCCACTTGGGGCACCGTAGACGTTGAGCTTGTAAAGCTCCGCCTGGACGAAAGTCAGCTGCCAACCAGTAGTCAAGAACGCCTGACAGTTACCTTGATGCTTCGCTTGTGCTCCCGCTGACTACTCGGTGATAGCAAGAGTTGAGCGACGACGTCGATGATGCCGGCCTCATAGGGACAGAAGTTTGTGGCGAAGGCTGTACGATCGAGTTTGCTGGCCTTGCGATACTCCTCTTCGAAGACTTCTTCGTTGCTCCTGCCAAACGAAGCCGGCTGGCAGGCACTTAGAAGCGCAGTGAATTGAGAAGAGTTGTCGGTCTGGATTGGCAGGGTGAGTGTCATGCCTTTGCCGCTTTCCCCAAAACGCAGGTCGATCGAGGGGATGCCGCCGATACCGTTAGCAAGTGCAGCCTTCTGCTTGTTGTCTGGTGTGAAGTTTACTGTACCACCACAAGCAAAGATTGCCTTGCGTGACTGGAGTCTGAGACATGACTTCAGCTCTTTCAGCAGACTAGCCTCTGCAATCTCAGCCAGAGAGCGAATATGGCGTTCGTCTTGGAGCTGCTTCGACTGCTCTGCTTCAGCCATGTTGGACAGTGGCAGGCGTGCTTGCTGTGTGCCGTGAGGGTAGGCGGGACGGACGAATATGCTATGAGGGGAAAAGCAGAACAGTAGAAAGAAAGAAACGTATATTTGAGTTCAGGCAGAGGAGAGCAGGCAGACACGGGCGTGTCACTGCAAACGGCGGTTCACCCTGGTCTTCGTTGGCGGGTTATATGTGTGTTGCCGACACCAGTGCAGCTACCCGAGCTTCCAGCATCGGGCATCATTACAGGTCATATTTCTTTGCTGGTGGCTCATCATCTTTCAGCGAAGAGACAAGACCTTGTAAGCTCTGCACAGCTTCATCGGCATCCTCGCCTTCTGCCCAGATGGTCATTGTCTTGCCCATGGCCAGATCCAGCCCCTCCATCTCAATCTTGCTAATCCCACTGACCGTCCTGCCGTCGACTGTGATCCGTATGTTCGAGCTGTAGGTTTTGGATTCTTTGACTATGTGGTGTAGTCCGACATCGTGTATGCCGTTTGGTGTCTGGATGACGACGTCTGCAGAGGCCGTGGTAGAAGGCTTCGAAGGCGCTGGTTTCGAGCACAATGAGCCCGTTATGGCtgtatatattatatatgtCCGGACCAATGTGTGCTTGACGGAGGCTCTATAGACTTGGATGCATCGTACTTGTTGAGAAGTGAAGATCAGTCGTATTTTGTATACGGTGACGTTGCGCAAGTGGCCCATGACTCTGTCGACCATGAGCCGCCACGCGCCACCACCGATACACGATTCGTTGGTCGATGTATAATGCGCTGTCATGCATAGCTGACCTGTTTCGGACCTGGCATGGTACCCTGTAGCAGCTCTCCAGGGCTTCATGTTCCACTATGG
Proteins encoded in this window:
- a CDS encoding Phosphocarrier protein HPr, which translates into the protein MKPWRAATGYHARSETGQLCMTAHYTSTNESCIGGGAWRLMVDRVMGHLRNVTVYKIRLIFTSQQVRCIQVYRASVKHTLVRTYIIYTAITGSLCSKPAPSKPSTTASADVVIQTPNGIHDVGLHHIVKESKTYSSNIRITVDGRTVSGISKIEMEGLDLAMGKTMTIWAEGEDADEAVQSLQGLVSSLKDDEPPAKKYDL